In one Euleptes europaea isolate rEulEur1 chromosome 12, rEulEur1.hap1, whole genome shotgun sequence genomic region, the following are encoded:
- the KCNE2 gene encoding potassium voltage-gated channel subfamily E member 2, with protein sequence MAALQNFTQSLEKTFKDIFLNYMNNWRQNTTNEQKELQKRLAAENLDYVILYLMVMIGIFSFIVVAILVSTVKSKRQEHSNDPYHQYIVDDWEGKDKSPIPLQNDIKCTVHANVGAKDKLTPRSA encoded by the coding sequence ATGGCTGCATTACAGAATTTCACCCAGTCTCTGGAAAAAACTTTCAAGGATATATTCCTCAACTATATGAATAACTGGCGTCAAAATACCACGAATGAACAAAAGGAACTGCAAAAGAGACTTGCCGCTGAAAACCTTGATTATGTCATTCTGTATCTCATGGTGATGATTGGCATCTTCTCCTTTATTGTTGTGGCGATCTTAGTGAGCACAGTGAAATCAAAAAGACAAGAGCACTCCAATGACCCTTATCACCAATACATAGTTGATGACTGGGAGGGAAAGGACAAAAGCCCAATCCCACTCCAAAATGACATTAAGTGCACCGTTCATGCCAATGTTGGCGCAAAGGACAAACTAACCCCCAGATCTGCTTGA